The Halanaerobiaceae bacterium ANBcell28 genome contains a region encoding:
- the mnmE gene encoding tRNA uridine-5-carboxymethylaminomethyl(34) synthesis GTPase MnmE, producing MFMHDDTIAAISTPIGSAGIGKIRLSGTEAINIASKIFKSIKGKDLKQVKAYTAHYGYIIDPDTKKKADEVISIVYRNPNSFTGENVVEFDCHGGMVPLQKVLDITLKNGARLAEPGEFSKRAFLNGKLDLAQAEAIMEVINSKTERSLDMALGHLEGNLSNKIKGIKDKVIELYAHLEAAIDFPEDEIEGFNSADLDTKLNDVRVELETLLATSQQGKIYREGIKTVIVGKPNVGKSSLMNTLIEEKKAIVTDIPGTTRDIIEEYISIDGIPLKVIDTAGIRETEDLVEQIGVKKAREYLDKADLILMMIDVIQGISEEDLKIYELIKDKPFILLINKTDLKEDFKIEDYTKYFNKERIIKISVKEDTGIVDLKKAIIKEVLDEEIKSDDNIFISRSRHKNALEKALQAINRVLLSHKEKLPYDFYTIDLNDCLHSLGEISGETLSEDIIDRIFKDFCLGK from the coding sequence ATGTTTATGCATGATGATACAATAGCTGCTATTTCCACTCCGATTGGATCAGCAGGTATCGGGAAAATAAGGCTTAGTGGTACAGAAGCTATTAATATAGCAAGCAAAATTTTCAAAAGCATTAAAGGAAAAGACTTAAAGCAAGTTAAAGCTTATACAGCACATTATGGTTACATAATTGATCCAGATACTAAGAAAAAAGCAGACGAAGTTATCTCTATTGTATATAGAAATCCAAATTCTTTTACTGGTGAGAATGTAGTAGAGTTTGATTGTCATGGAGGAATGGTACCATTACAAAAGGTTCTGGATATTACATTAAAAAATGGAGCCAGATTAGCAGAACCAGGTGAATTCTCAAAAAGGGCTTTTTTAAATGGAAAACTTGACCTGGCTCAAGCAGAAGCTATTATGGAAGTAATTAATTCAAAAACAGAGCGTAGTCTTGATATGGCTTTAGGCCATCTTGAAGGTAATCTTTCTAATAAAATTAAGGGAATAAAAGATAAAGTAATAGAATTATACGCTCATCTAGAAGCTGCTATAGATTTTCCAGAAGACGAAATAGAAGGTTTTAACTCAGCTGATTTAGATACTAAGCTTAATGATGTCAGAGTTGAACTTGAGACTTTGCTAGCTACAAGTCAACAGGGTAAAATATATAGAGAAGGTATTAAAACAGTAATTGTGGGAAAACCCAATGTAGGTAAATCAAGTTTAATGAATACATTGATAGAAGAAAAAAAAGCAATAGTTACTGATATACCAGGCACTACTAGAGACATTATAGAAGAATATATAAGTATTGATGGGATACCCTTAAAGGTAATCGATACCGCAGGTATTAGAGAAACAGAAGATCTCGTAGAGCAAATTGGAGTAAAGAAAGCCAGAGAGTATTTAGATAAGGCAGATTTAATCCTAATGATGATAGATGTAATTCAAGGGATAAGTGAAGAAGATCTAAAAATATATGAATTGATAAAAGATAAGCCTTTTATACTCTTAATTAACAAAACAGATTTAAAGGAAGATTTTAAGATTGAAGATTATACTAAGTACTTCAATAAAGAAAGAATTATTAAAATTTCAGTTAAAGAAGATACAGGGATTGTAGATTTAAAGAAAGCAATTATTAAAGAAGTACTTGATGAAGAAATAAAGTCTGATGATAATATTTTTATTAGCCGAAGCAGGCATAAAAATGCTTTAGAAAAAGCATTACAGGCAATAAACAGAGTTCTATTGTCACATAAAGAGAAACTTCCTTATGATTTTTATACTATAGATTTGAACGATTGTTTACATTCTTTAGGGGAAATAAGTGGAGAGACCTTAAGTGAAGATATAATTGATCGTATATTTAAAGATTTTTGTTTAGGGAAGTGA